The Brassica rapa cultivar Chiifu-401-42 chromosome A10, CAAS_Brap_v3.01, whole genome shotgun sequence genome segment atatatttcatataatcatacatgtatatatatactgaatAAAGTAGTTAACATATAGACCTGGAGTTGAAGTTGAAGATCTTTCATATACTCAATGGCTTTATCGAGAACAGAAACCGTGTCCTCCTGAAAATCGAAAACAAAACGTACACATCCCACCGGttattagagaaaaaaaaacgcaACCTAAAGCAAGATTTCTTGAAATATTGAACGatatacacttttttttttgaacgataTACACATGAtagatatttacatataatatataaatagagagagtaatatataaaaatataccaACCTTGTGACAATTAGGTAACAGTTTTTGTAGCTTACGCATCTTGTTACTCAACATATCGTTTCTTCTTCCCTTGAAACCTTTTCTTGTCACTGTAGGAACTTCTCTTGTGAACCCCTCCGATTCATCCTATACAGTTTTTatagaaaaaggaaaattaaaaaCGGTGAATTTAATATAGTAGTATACATAAGGCAACATGGGAGGTATACGTCGAATATATATCGACTTACATCACTGAAGATCTCGATACGAGACCGTTTTGGCTTCACATGCttgtttctcaaataattttgATTATCTGAAAAGTCATAGGTTTGATGATCATGATGATCACCAGTTTCAGAATGTTCATCAGGGACAGCCAACGTCAAGTCTTTCTCCGAGATTTCTTCTTCTCTATGAATCTCTGGAACAGTTTGAAACTGAATATCAGTTTGATCATGATCAACGTAGCCGTAGCTCGATTTTAAGCCGGTGATGAGACGTTCTTTATCACTTCTTGCTCTTTCTGATATACCCTGATCTTTCACAGCAAGTGATTCAACGTCGTTGTTCCACCCCAGCTCCATGAATCCTTGTTTATTTAACCTgcagaaaaaaataaagtattaGGTTTAATATGGCATCCACTACCGAAGAAAAGATATTCCAAATCGTAAGACAAGAAACCTAAACTCGGAAACCTCTCCCTAAATATACGTACATGTTAGTTAAAGAGAAActggagatagagagagagagagaagtattTGAGCGAGAGTATTTGACTTAAATGCTCCCAGGCACGAGTTTCGAGGCTAGGTTCAAAAAGTCAACATCTCATCCCTCCGCTGCTTAAACAGGCCAGCACCGCCGTGTCCGTACTTGCTCCGCTGCATTTATTTCGCCGGTGAAGTTTGGTGAAGCTGGTTTATTACTCCTTGAAGCACAGGCTTACCCCCTACGGTCTCTGTTTTGGCTTTAAATGAGCCATAAGCTGCAGATCTGGTTGAGAGAATGCTTCCTGTAACGAAGTAACTTTAACGCTTTGACCCTACAAGGTTGGGTAGTTAAGGTTATTCAAGCTTCCTGTGAATCTTTTACTGTGGAATACAGTTTTTACCTCATCTCTGAGGAGTTACCCGCTCTAGGTTCTTACTGCGAGATCTGCAGTTATATCTCTTAGACTTtacagaagaaaacaaaaagacatCGGTGGTAAGATGTCTCTACGCAACTCAAGGCATGAAAAGGGCAAATGGATAGCTGACCCCACCAAATCATCTCGCCGTCCTCCTATCCAAATCCCACAGATAAACACTTCTGCGCTGATACAGGAGAACAAACTCACCCTGATTGGTCGAGTTACTAACCCCGCCATCCAAAAAACTCGCGCACTTGTGGATTTCTTTCTACAGCACTGGCGAGTGGCGGGTAAAATCACTGGCAGAGACTTAGGCCCCAACTTATTTCAGTTCAAGTTCGAGACTGAACAAGATCTTCTATCGGTCCTCTCTGAAGCACCTTTCCACTTCAAGCGATGGATGCTGATTCTTCAAAGGTGGGAACCGATAGTCTCTGACCACTTCCCCGCGCTGATTCCGTTCTGGATCACTATTCACGGAATTCCCTTGCACTACTGGACAGATGTAGCCCTGGAGGCCATTGGGAATGAACTGGGACCAGTGGAAACGTATGATGTTGAACGCGGGAGGATTAGGGTCCTGATCAATGGGTTAAAACCATTAGAGATGGCGCTGGAAATAAGCCTAGCAGGGGAAATCAAACAAGTGGAGCTTGAGTACGAGAACCTACAAAAACACTGCTTCCTCTGTCACTCTCTCTCTCATGAAAAGGAGGTATGCCCATCTCGTCGGACCCAATCAAACTTGAGCTCTGCAGCTCCAACAAAAATGGGAATCTCTCAAGTCCGAACTATGGACCGTTTGGAAGCTGATAAACGGAGACTAGATGCGAAGAAGCATAACTACTTGGGCCACCAACCCACAGAACAGGGAAGACCGGGATTTCCAAGACAATGGCAAAGTAGCTCCACCCGCTCGTATGATTGGAACCAGGACAAAAGCTTCAGATTTAATTACGGAGCCCGGCGTGACCCTTACTTCAAACAGAGCTCACTCTCTTCCGATAGAAGTAACCCAGCTTCACGACTTCCAGTACGAGATAGACTTTCACTCCGTACGGAAGAAGACTCTGTTACAAACAAGGACTCTCAGTCTCGCCACCATACTCGAGCTCAAAGATCAGAATGGAGACCGATCACAAGGAGCCCCCAAAGCGGAATTCCAATCCCTCTGAACTCTTTGGGCTCTCATACTCCATCCCCTCGGCCTCCTCGTGAGGGAGACGTAAATCACAGACTCGCATCATCTGCCTCAAAACAAGCATCAGGGGAAGGTAGTAGACCATCACAAGAGAGAAGGTCAGCGCTAGAGCGACTGTCACTACCAAATGAAAGAGTACCTCTACTCCAGGATGGGGTCCCAAATGCGGAATCTGGCAGACTTCAAGAGGTCCCAATTCAGCAGTTAGAAGAGGTACTACCTCTACCCCAATCTGGGGGAAGTAACCTACCTTCTAGCTCAAGAGTTCCAAGTAGGACAAGGGAAGAATTCGATCCATCTCAAGATCGATCCCCCATCCGCACCCTCAGTGAAGATAGGGTACATGTCTCACTCAGATTGGGACCGCTGTTCCCAGACGACGAAGATGATCTACAAGAACTCGGTCCTAGGACAGGTAAAGACCTGGTAGCATCATCTGCTCCGCAACCACCGCTGGCTAAAAAGCGGGGTCCGAGAAGTCCACCTCAGGGAGTCGCtgttaaaaaaagaagagttaCAAAGGTACAGAACTCCCCCAAAAGAAGAGGAACTACAGAAACAAAGAAGAGTAAAACGACTCAGCCGAGATCCTCAGGAGGACAACCGCGAGTTAACATCATTCCACCATCGAGGAAGAAGGGAACGGATTTTCGGTCCGCTCCACCTCCTCTTCCTTAGTCAATCTGAGCTGGAACTGTCAGGGTATTGGGAGCGACCTGACAGTTCGTCGACTCCGAGAGTTTCGCACAAAGGACTCTCCGGAGATCATGTTTCTGATGGAGACAAAACAGAAGGATGAGGAGATTTACAAGATGTATAAGGGGACAGCCTTCACAAATCACTACACCGTACCACCCGAGGGACTTAGTGGAGGCTTGGCCCTCTCCTGGAAGGATACAGTGCAGATTGAAATCTTATTCTCTTCAGCAAATGTAATTGATACAAAAATTGAGTTCAATGGAAAAACCTTCTTTGTGTCATATATCTATGGAGCTCCAAATAGAGAAGATAGACCAAAGTTCTGGGAATCATTGTCAGAAATAGGAGCACAGCGGAGTGCACCATGGCTTCTCACGGGAGACTTTAATGATTTGCTTGACAACTCGGAGAAAGTAGGAGGCCCGTTGAGATGGGAAGGCTCCTTCTTATCCTTCAGGAACTTTGTGTCCCTCAATGGCCTATGGGATTTACAATTCTCGGGTAACTCCCTCTCGTGGAGAGGAACGAGATACACACACTTCATCCAATCTAGACTAGATAGAGCAATGGCAAATATTGAATGGATGGAGATGTTTCCTGCTGCTAGAAGTGAATACTTGAGGTTTGAAGGGTCGGATCATCGTCCGATGTTAACTCATTTTGACCAACACCTCAAGAAGAAAAAAGGCTTGTTTCGGTATGATAGGAGGCTGAGTGAGAAACCGGAAGTTCGCACCTTAGTGGAAACAACCTGGAACTCCTCTAGCACAGACTCAGTCTTGACAAAGATC includes the following:
- the LOC103844596 gene encoding LOW QUALITY PROTEIN: transcription factor HFR1 (The sequence of the model RefSeq protein was modified relative to this genomic sequence to represent the inferred CDS: inserted 2 bases in 1 codon; deleted 1 base in 1 codon) — translated: MRSMMLEKMSLFFLPKCSGKPRLNKQGFMELGWNNDVESLAVKDQGISERARSDKERLITGLKSSYGYVDHDQTDIQFQTVPEIHREEEISEKDLTLAVPDEHSETGDHHDHQTYDFSDNQNYLRNKHVKPKRSRIEIFSDDESEGFTREVPTVTRKGFKGRRNDMLSNKMRKLQKLLPNCHKEDTVSVLDKAIEYMKDLQLQLQVMSIMGMNPYFAQATLNFGMHNHLVTAMARYAQGINLVNQTTSSPLIPASNSLLPPFSNLLIPHTSNQSLFPTTALPASSTQCLCGLVPXFPSFLDFSSHTMGGRL